In a genomic window of Rhododendron vialii isolate Sample 1 chromosome 12a, ASM3025357v1:
- the LOC131309926 gene encoding geranylgeranyl diphosphate reductase, chloroplastic-like, whose amino-acid sequence MSSLALNTFARLRHPPTAANHRTTAETHHTISLPKPISTRKRFIVRAGKFSPKVMTGRNLRVAVVGGGPAGASAAETLARGGIETVLIERKMDNCKPCGGAIPLCMVGEFDLPLDIIDRRVTRLKMISPSNVAVDIGQTLKPDEYIGMVRREVLDAYLRDRAATAGANVINGLFLKMDVPKETGPGLDAPYVLHYTGYHAKTGGAGERRTLEVDAVIGADGANSRVAKSIGAGDFEYAIAFQERVKIPSKKMEYYENMAEIYVGDDVSPDFYGWVFPKSDHVAVGTGTVAHKEDIKKLQFATRRRARDKILGGKIIRVEAHPIPEHPRPRRISGRVALVGDAAGYVTKCSGEGIYFAAKSGRMCAEAIVAGSEHGKRMVEEGDLRKYLEKWDMTYWPTYKVLDVLQKVFYRSNPAREAFVEMCADEYVQKRTFDSYLYKKVVPGNPLDDLKLAVNTIGSLVRAHALGREMEKISV is encoded by the exons ATGTCCTCCCTCGCCCTCAACACCTTCGCCCGCCTCCGCCACCCCCCCACCGCCGCCAACCACCGAACCACGGCGGAGACCCACCACACCATCTCTCTCCCCAAACCCATCTCAACCCGCAAGAGATTCATCGTGAGGGCGGGAAAATTCAGCCCGAAAGTGATGACCGGCCGGAACCTCCGCGTCGCCGTAGTGGGCGGCGGCCCGGCCGGCGCGTCTGCCGCGGAGACCCTGGCCAGGGGCGGCATCGAGACCGTCTTGATCGAGCGCAAGATGGACAACTGCAAGCCGTGCGGCGGGGCCATACCGTTGTGCATGGTGGGCGAGTTTGACTTGCCACTGGACATCATAGACCGAAGGGTCACCAGGTTGAAAATGATTTCGCCGTCCAACGTGGCGGTCGACATCGGGCAGACGTTGAAGCCCGACGAGTACATTGGAATGGTCCGCCGTGAGGTCCTCGACGCCTACCTCCGCGACCGTGCCGCCACGGCCGGCGCCAACGTTATCAACGGCCTGTTTTTGAAGATGGATGTGCCGAAGGAAACCGGGCCGGGTTTGGATGCGCCTTATGTGCTTCATTACACGGG GTACCACGCGAAGACCGGCGGGGCGGGAGAGCGGCGGACGTTGGAGGTCGATGCCGTGATTGGCGCCGACGGGGCGAATTCTCGCGTGGCAAAGTCGATCGGGGCGGGGGATTTCGAGTACGCGATCGCGTTTCAGGAGAGGGTTAAGATACCGAGCAAGAAGATGGAGTACTACGAGAATATGGCAGAGATATACGTGGGCGATGATGTGTCGCCGGATTTCTACGGTTGGGTTTTTCCGAAGTCGGACCACGTGGCGGTGGGGACGGGGACTGTTGCTCATAAAGAGGATATTAAGAAGCTTCAGTTTGCTACTAGGCGTAGGGCGAGGGATAAGATTCTTGGTGGGAAGATTATTAGAGTTGAAGCTCATCCGATCCCGGAGCACCCCCGTCCGCGGCGGATCTCCGGTAGAGTTGCACTCGTCGGTGATGCTGCTGG GTACGTCACAAAGTGCTCTGGCGAGGGGATATACTTCGCAGCCAAGAGCGGGCGGATGTGTGCAGAGGCAATCGTGGCAGGCTCGGAGCACGGGAAGAGGATGGTGGAGGAAGGAGACCTGAGAAAGTACTTGGAAAAATGGGACATGACCTACTGGCCGACGTACAAGGTGTTGGACGTGCTTCAGAAGGTCTTTTACCGGTCGAACCCGGCACGCGAGGCGTTCGTGGAGATGTGCGCGGACGAGTACGTGCAGAAGAGGACATTCGATAGTTATTTGTATAAGAAGGTGGTGCCGGGGAACCCGTTGGACGATTTGAAGTTGGCTGTGAATACTATTGGGAGCTTGGTTAGGGCTCATGCTCTGGGCAGAGAGATGGAGAAGATCAGCGTATGA